gtaaagctATGTGACAAAACTGATTGACATGTGCATACACCTATCATTATCTGAAATTCAACCGAGCATTCACCCATGCACATTACAACCTGATGACCTCACTATTGATGTAttacttcatttttatacaCCAGTTTACATCTTGGGGAACATCTGGAACCccctttctgtctgtctgcttcAACAAACACTACAGTGCATAATCAGTCTCACGAGCATTGTCAAAAAGGCCATACAAACTGCAAAAGCTGGGAAATCCACTGATTCTCTCTCCAAGGCCAGACTTTGCGCACATTTACACCCAAGGCTCAGCATAAGGGGAGAGGCCAAGAAGGTGACATTTAGCTGTCAGCTAAGAGTCAGTATTTTCTGACTGAGTGGAGCAGCATAACGTTGATGTCCAGTCAAAACAGTAGGGCTTACTACAAGAAATATGTTGGTACTGGAACTGACCTCTTCTATGGAAAAACTGATCTGAAGTGACAGTGACCCAATGGCaaaaaaatactaaatattCTTTCCACATATGGCTTTATTTTTAGCTGAAATCTACTGAATAGTGGAGAATTTGAAGGTAGGCTCAAGCATACTCGATATGCAGCTTTACCATATGCTTCACTTATTACTTGAGAACTATCAAGGCCGTCAAAGTCAGGGAATAACTGACAAACATCAGGTACAGTCAAACAATTTTGGTTtttcaaaaaactaaaaaacaaaatatatgtaaacgATTACAATAActtcatgggtttcctctgatCCTCCCTTCAGCTCTCTTGGAATACTTGAAGCCTACTCAACACGTTTGGATTAAGCCTGTCTTCTTGTTTAGAACTTAggcagaatatttcagttttacattacattttccTGAAGAGCTATATTACAAACAGTCTGAATATATCTAAATATCTCAAATTATCCAACCTGACCtatcacaagaaatatttaccTCAACCATAACTTTTACAATTTATCGTCCGTTTATGTGATACAAATACTAGTACATCAATAGAAGGATGTTGTAGTTTTGATTGTTGAGTTACATTACATATTCCAGGAAAAAGAATAAagctttttattttacttttaacacaaaatttttCACCTACTTACTTGTTCAATTTGGACTGAATGATGTCTAAAAATTCATCcacaaacactgaaaaaaaagagaaagagaaaacCGTGAAATAATAAAGACAGAAAAGGGTGAAATAataaagagaataaaaacaaatgttggtAGGTTATTTCTACACCAAGTTTGATACGCTTTCTTTGTTCAGCTTAGAACTGAGCTTGCCTGTATGAGAAACATGAATGCAACatttcagctcaatgcataaagaactgaaatcgtgaacTTTTGGCAATTTACGGTAAAGAATATGCTCACAGAACATCTATCTTATGCCACTGTACTTTATacgcatgtaaaacttcaggtcaatacatacaatacttttcaAAGGGCCATACCtccgaaagaaattcagaatttttttggttcagctaaatacaaaatgaGTTGCACTGgactcctaactaaacctcctgggacttttccacaaaatgtcaattaagagaattaaaGGAGGAaatccgtcactggtctaaactgtccaCCAGacaagataacatgcaaatgaggcagcctGAAGATTCCCAGAACGCAACATTACAGCAGTGCTGTGTCGGACACTTCAAGTTCACCGAACATCACCTGTCATTTAGACAACAATGGGAGGTAACTGACTAAAAAACATCAGACCTTCTAAATACAGTGAtttgagtgagttgatggttGAAGGGAAACCCGGCTAAAACTAAACATTTGATCGTTCACTCAGTCAGATACATGTGAGTAaacatctggaagtctcaactttatgAAGATGaggtctaaaataacagcacaattttcTTGGACATCGGGGGTATGTCCCTTTAACATTTTGTGTAACAACGATTCTCATATataatacactaagtcaggattTCAGTACTTtgcggtatttaatatgcacacccactcaacaatggaatatccccctcatgctatTGTGCTATGTgagcaaaccctgagctcagtacatgcagtacattttgagataccacccctaacgctttgtttaacattgattcttatacataatacattaagtccggaattcagtaatttatgatacttaatatgtacacactgaatcaacgatggaatatccccatttattttttcagattttttttaaaagtgttaaaaggcactcagatatttgaatacatgtaccatggtgggctttatgtgcCATATTGATCGTATCTAAAAGCTCTGACGTCACCTCACTTTTTTTTCCTTATGTACACcaaaaggaaggaatttttgggaacattatttcagtaatctgtTACACATGGGTAAAATGAGTAATTCCAACCCTCAGCgtcatgattagagttggaaaaacttcctgtgacgtcagtgtTCCTAAACCCCGACAGTATAGTCCATAAGCCCACcacagaattcaaatgtttaaacacCTTTAactatttcacaaaaatctaaaaaaataaatgatggtatatttatgcatagttttaaaggGTGTATTTTATAGTGATGAATACTTCGAtctttagaggtcttttcctttaaggtcCCTTGATGGTAACCTGTTTGTGGGTTACCATATTTTCCGGTGTGGTAACCCACACAAAATATGTTACCATCTGTTCTTTTCAATGTTGTTTCAGGACTTTTCTCAGGAGCATACCATATATACATTTCCTTAATATTGCACAGCACAAATGATTTTATAAAACATCAATGCTGTGTTAGTTTTCATGGTACACTGCAGTAGACCTGTATCATATGTGTTGTCATATTCTTGACAACTCagtaatcaatcaatcaatcaatcaatcaatatatcATGTTGTCAGAACCTGTTGTCATAAAAATGGGGATAAAGCAGTATGATTTGAGCTTTTGTATCTAGGATTCCTGGTGAAAAGTACCAGCTGACATGGTACTGCTACTAATATTACTGGTTGCAGTtgtcattgttttctgtttgtcaaATGAAGCAGAAGCTCAAAAGTTCCATTTTGCCCAGTATAGTGAACCAGATTTCACATGGCATGTGACATtgcttttgtttatataaataactCTACCAACATAACTTACCAGCGATCGAAGTGACTGGCCgtttatatcatgtattttgacTTTCGCTGGTGAATTCCTTAGAGAAATGTTTTGACAGAAACAGACTCTCTCCTGCTAGATGCCTTACCAACCAcactttttgacattttcttcaaacaacACAGTTTTCATCAATCGGTGTGCATGGTTACAAGTTACAAGGCATCATGTTTCTGTGTACCAGCTAAATTAATACTAgctaggtttcctcccaaatATTCTGCCTGATAAATGTGAAGGTAAGGATTTGAGAGGCTGCATTTCATTGGCTGGTTATGTGACAGATGTCAACCTCTAGGCACAAGGCAGAGCACTGATTGGTTGTCCACAAACAGGGACCAAACAAGCCCTGTGAAATATGTGCATATCCTGAAATAAAATGTgagtcaaaaaataaaatttgccgCATATCATTTTGGAGACAGAGGTAAAGGTTTCCACTTACTCAATCCGATCAAGTTTTCATAGAAAATTTCTATGAACCTTCTGTGTTTTCCAATGAAACTGCAGTCAATCCAAGAGTCTATAATCGTTGCATATTGAGCACCGGCACTGAGCAAGTTatgatgtacatgcagacaaataACGTTATCGGTACCAATAGCTGACACAAGAGAGGTCTCGCACCAGTATATCGACGCCAGGCAACACTAGCCTcagttaatattttatgaatcAGTGATTAAAACACTTCATCTCTGTCATTAGATATTGTGGGAAAGATGTGTTGGCCCACCCCATGCCACAGCGAACTGATGACCATTCTCCATTTTAGCACACCTGTCAACCTATATGTAACCGAAACAATCATTCGCCTCTCAAATCCAACCCTAAGTcaagaattcagtaatttacagtacttaatatgtacacactgaatcaatGATAGAATATTCcgaccccccccaccccccacccccccacccaccactcCCTTCCTTacctgctctacatgtgtgcaaacccggACCTcaataccacccctaacacttcattcacttatttatttatctcattgatgttatacgccgtactcaaggatatttcacttatacgaaggcggccagcattatggggggaggaaaccgggcacagccctgtggaaacccacgaccatctgcaggttgttctCAGTCCTTCCCACTTTGTCGgcactttgttgaacattgatccttatacacaatacactaagtcaggaattcagttaTTTACAGTActcaatatgtacacaccatatcaATGATGGAATACCCTCCTCGTGctaatgtgctctacatgtgtgcaaaccctgagctcaatacatgcagtactttttaagataccacccctaacatttattttaacctTGCTCAGGGTATGATATAAGCTACGTCTTTACTTTCTATCAGCGagctaaaaataaaagtttaagcatcattattacttttatttttaaagcaaATGCACGAGGAAGAATATTTCCATAATACAGAATGGCAAGAGTTTcataggtggagaaaactgcCTACAGTAGACTATCGTGGTTAAATTCCTCttacaacatcaaaaaaaaaagttaattccTAAATCTGGCACAGATTTTGAGAATATTGAAGCcaggttaaattttttttatctcctcacTGTCAAGGGCTTCAACCCCATTAATTTTTTATTAGAACATTGAACAAGTTCACAGGGAAAGTAAACATTTGTAACATATTTGTGAGAGACCAGAGATGGGAATAAATCAACCTTAACTACATATATACTAGTACATGACATGTATGTGCTCTTTTGTAATGTTTTCGCAAGATGTGAATGTGATAACATTGAATCTAACTGTTCTGAAACAATGCCATTTTATTCAAAATTATGACCTTTTATGTCCTGAATGTTTTTTACATATGCCTGATACTCATCTCAATGTGACCTTTCCTCTGTATGTCTCTGGCCGGTTTCTTTGTAGCAAAacactggctgctgtcataaaagtgaaatattcttaaaaaaattaataaatcccTCAGTATGTAAAAAGTCACACTTTAACAACTTCCTTTTTAGTGACACTGCAACAAAGTCCCACCAACATATCTCAGGTGTAGCGgtataataaatttatctttatCTGATAATATCACATACCTAAGTTGTCAGGGGACCCAATATTGAAGTCATGCTGAGATGCCATATGATTTATCAAATCTGCCCTGcaataaattgaaaaaatatgtatttataaattactGACACAACAAAGAAAcctgtcacttacatgtacatgtatttactttacATCTCCTTTGACTGTACAAATCCCACTTTATATACGAGACACATTTTTTGTAACTCACTGAGTGGTAACTAACTTAATGTATTCTTTAAAGGAGTTACTTTAGTACATCAGCTTTTAATGCTGTTGGTGATAATACAGCTATTTTACCTTCTCCCCGAGAAATTTTTCCTACAGAACACACAGTCTTTTGAAAATGTATCATCATTCCTTTCCCGTTCTTGTTGATCTAACACTTTGGCCTgtgaaacagagaaaaaatgtGAGACGCAGTCATGATGTTACAAGTTGCCAAGTTCATAATTCATACTTCAGTTAACAGAGCAGCACACTCATGGAAGTTTCAAAACAATCACTTTAGTACtaacattcactcactcactatttatttatttatttgtttattaaattggcattttacaatgaactcaagaatatttcacttatatgacagtggccagcattaaagtgagagaaaatatttgtgatagCAGTCTTACAATGACGAAAGGCAATATCCAACTTACTCTCATGCTCAGGAAACTGTGATAAATTTTACACATGAATGAAAATACTACTGAAACTCCATTCAATGACTCGATCACGTCAGTCTTAGAACAGGCAAACATATTTTAGCCTAAATATTCTGTCCAGTAGGCCACCATTCATGTTACCTGCAGTACTAGTATTTATCAAGGCATCTACTTTAAACCCACCCGACAAAAATGGGCCTAAAGCACAAAAAACTGAGTGCCAAGGGTTGTAACTCTAGttacacaacaacaaaacagacaCCCACACATCTTCATAGGATGGGATGTCTTGTAAAAATTCCTTATACTCTGTCTATATATAGTACACAGACAAATTCCATCGCCTACAAACTGCAAAGTGGACAGATCACTGTATTCTCCCCATTTGTTTTGGGAGGAGGAGGCCTAATGATTAAACGTGTGTGTAAACTGTTTACAATTAGCGAAATAATCAGACTATATACTTGTTACATTCTCCATCACACAGGCTAATCAAAATGAATGTGACACTtacaagtttttgtttttggagaaATTGTCGTAGGTCCTTATCCTCAGGTAAAACGTCACACAGAAGGAAATAATGTCCACAATTAACACCTGAAATACATAATCAGGCTTCAGAATGTCTGAACAGTGTTGTAATGCTAAAAACAATTACAGACTATGCAGTGTATGAAATATACGATCCATTAACAAAAGTGCTGAATGTCAACCAAACAACAAGGAAACCAAagatgtttatgtatttatagtgCCTTGATATGTATATCACTGGGTAGTTTTGGGAGAGTTATAGAACACATTTCAAATGTGTTATTTGCAAAACAAACTGTTGGagaataatttttttcccaTGCAAATACCACAACCTGCCAAAGTTCTTTATCAGAATTTTTGCTGTCAATAAGTAATGATGAGGTGTGGCAAGACAAAAAGATGTGCAATATAGGCATATACATCATAGTTCCATTCCTGCAAACAGATTTTTAATTCTTTAGCAAATCATGATGTTACATGAATGAAAATGGCCTCAACATTTTGACATCTTTCATACAGTCTAGATCTCCTCAATGCACAATATCAAGTGATTATTGCTGCAGCAATATATTTTCGCCTGACAACTGTTTTTGTTTCGATAGATTTCTAAATTCGGAAGGTAGCTATACATTACCAGATGTTTTAGCACTTTTGTCTTCAGCTATTTTAAGAGATGTACAAAAATCTGAAAGCAGGCCTCCTTTGAACCGTTCTTTCCAATATCTGAAATAACTGAAaattcatttcacattttaatatCTTACACATGTTCAAATACGTAGCACTTAAATGAATTCATCATTGACATTCAGTCCCCATTTATATTAACATCTTTCAACTAAAGTAAAGGcctttcaaaattttatgaatttacaGTCTAATACATACAGAATTACATAAGTGCattaaactcacagcaataaatcaaaaaaaaaaaattgaaatagttCAAGCAATCTAAATAAGGCATCTGATTAAGGATACAGGAAATGCATTTGATTTATAGATAGATCCTTTCAGTAGAAATAAGTACAGTATAGTAATAAAGATTACAGCAAGTTTGCTTGATCACCAACTATTCCgataaatttcaaattactGCACTTCATACTATTCAAATGTGAAGGTGAATTACTCAACTTCATTGTCCAATTCAACTGTTAAATGACATCATCTCTTTAAATGGAATTTAAATTAGACTTGCCTGTGAAAGTATTCCTActtgtaaatacataaactACTTCATATCTGATATTTTATGGCACACTTAAGCATTTTACTCTACACAAAGTTTATGGGCACTACAGAAACCGGGTTGAGGTGTAGAGAAACCACCCCATCTTGCCAGGTAAATTCTCAAACCTCTCAACATACAGCTGTTGCTGGCTTTGAATCAGGGATCCCATTCTGACTGCCCTAAACCTTGAAGGCTTTTCCTGGAATACTTATAATGCTATACCCTATGGGTGCCTGTAAGCTGTTGAAGCCATACTGAGGAAATGCACATATTAACAATAATAAGCAAGGTGTAGAACATAGTCAAATTTGAAAGGAATGTTAAGTACAGCAGGGccaggccaaaaaaaaaaaaaaaaacgatgacAACACAAGTGTATGCGCAAACACTTCAGCCCTTATAATCTGCAAAGATCAACACACACTTACGCTTTTAGGTCAGCTATGAGTTCAACTTCTCCAATGACGAGCCTATGTAACGTTAGAAGATGCTCCAGGCAAGTGTTTTTATCAGATGAATCTGACAGATCAAACTTCTTGTCACATAGCAGGCAGGGACAAGTCAGACAAGATAACTTTTTGTCTTTGCCAAGATCGCTGGCTCCTTGTTCCCTGAAGAGAAACAAATAAGACTGCTACTGTGCAAAATACCCTCTCCATGTTGGTATATTTACGTGCTAAAGCCTTATTACAATCAGTCCCTGATGGGGAGAAGGTTGTAAATATTGAACTGACTGTCAAGAAAATCAGCACAAGTTTAGGTAACAGGTAAGATGTATACAAAAAATTTGGATGGAAATCCATGCAACATGTGCATAGTCATTGCACAAGCAATATTACATCTGCAAACCTCTATCTTTCTAACGTGGTGTTAAgtcttaatcattcattccatctTCCTGAACAAAggtatttttgtaaatattgatgCAATGGCATAAAAATAATGCATGCATAAGTATATCACAGATAATTCATACACAACTTTTCATGGAATTCATTGCAGCTCTTACAGATGAGTTGCAGGGACAAAACCATGTTTACAGACAGAAGAGCTGACAGACCCAGATTCCAGTATACAACATTCCTCTACCCCTCACAGAATATAGAATACAAGTGTACGCATTGAATATATAGACATTTATCCCAGATGGAAGTACGATGATGGAAATGCTGAAGAACTTGAAGTGTGATAACTGATAGTAATCTCCCacaatttttatgtatttatttatttgattgtttttttatgccgtgctcaagaattttccacttatacgacagtgggcagaattatggtaggagaaaaccaatgacaatctgcaggttgctgtcagaccttcccacaggtCTGATAGAGGATGTGTTAAAGAGGATGTGATGTATGGAGAGGatgccagcctgagctggacttgaactcacaccgatcatattggtgagaggctcttgggtcatggCAAAGCACTAGAATGCTAACCACAGAGGCCCATTCCAACAATGACATAAATCTAAATGAAAAAGATGATAAAACAAAATCTAAGCTATTTTTAACACAggcttttattttgaaaatcatttttaaaaaaacaaaaatcccaTGAGAAGTCAAACAGAACTCACTCAGAGGAATCCCTCCTGTTTTGTTCTTTCTCTGGAATATCAAGGGCAGTCATCTCACAAAAATTCAGTGTTTCTAAAACCGGTTTGTCCATTGTGTTTGCtgaaataaaagtcataaaaggcacatgtacgtatatattaaaaacaacCACTAATGTATGCACAAAATTGGTTgaactgaaaagaaaactgCTATAtttttttgcttcagtgttttgcTTCAGTTCTATGTACCATACTGTAACTTTATAAGTAAtcataaagaaaacaagaattctggtgaacacaacatacaccccaaaaatgcatttgtttgaaatgtgtgTTGATGATAGATATGTAGTTACCACGACAACCAAGCTAATGGCTAAATGTGTCCACAAAAAGTGAAATTCTatgcggaaaacagttggagttaagGCCTGGAGGCGAGATGATATCTAtttataaagtacatatataagaGGAAAATGTCTATGTGGTTGGCATGACAAccgcagaaatggacaaatgtgttcatgtaacatcatctgtgtatctatgtatccaccaaaaatttaaactctacatggaaaacaattggagttgtagcccagacacaaaatcatatatatttttacagtatatataaggaaaatggttGAGTCGTGAcccatcatcatctgtgtatctctgtatgtagtaaaaattaaaaaaaacaactggaAGTATTGCCCAGACATGAataggacggacaaacagacaaaaccGCAATATATAATACACTCATCCTAATGGCAGAGGTGAATAAAAATGCCAATTGTAGTATTTCCCAATGAACTGTCAACTCAGCCAAAATATGAGAGAATAGGCCTTTTGTTGTAAATCATTTTTCCGGGAAACAAGTGTGACTATAGAGTAAATATTTCCATCccttaatttctttttcatttactATTTACTTAAATGtgtcttttttatataaaactttGATATACAGTTGTATGGTTGAATTTTTGCAGTctagtaaatatatttgtagttCATAACCTAATGTTTTACACTATACGTTTTTACTTGTCTTGGTTTAGGTTTAGTAACagta
Above is a window of Liolophura sinensis isolate JHLJ2023 chromosome 7, CUHK_Ljap_v2, whole genome shotgun sequence DNA encoding:
- the LOC135470472 gene encoding zinc finger protein 277-like isoform X3 → MDKPVLETLNFCEMTALDIPEKEQNRRDSSEEQGASDLGKDKKLSCLTCPCLLCDKKFDLSDSSDKNTCLEHLLTLHRLVIGEVELIADLKAYFRYWKERFKGGLLSDFCTSLKIAEDKSAKTSGVNCGHYFLLCDVLPEDKDLRQFLQKQKLAKVLDQQERERNDDTFSKDCVFCRKNFSGRRADLINHMASQHDFNIGSPDNLVFVDEFLDIIQSKLNNLLCLYCEKLFKDRWTLKEHMRKKHHRRINPENKTYDKFYVINYLELGKNWEKIKLEEEDSCESETDDDESETSEWTEDPSSQAVCLFCTFSSSSSEKINKHLHELHDFDLEGIKRERGLNFYQQVKLVNFIRRQIHQCLCYGCSSKFQSKQDLLDHMHSESHIRQLPKEPLWDQPEYFFPTYENDNLLCQLEDWEASGDEVVEISVT
- the LOC135470472 gene encoding zinc finger protein 277-like isoform X2, producing MAAPMEEPATTANTMDKPVLETLNFCEMTALDIPEKEQNRRDSSEEQGASDLGKDKKLSCLTCPCLLCDKKFDLSDSSDKNTCLEHLLTLHRLVIGEVELIADLKAYFRYWKERFKGGLLSDFCTSLKIAEDKSAKTSGVNCGHYFLLCDVLPEDKDLRQFLQKQKLAKVLDQQERERNDDTFSKDCVFCRKNFSGRRADLINHMASQHDFNIGSPDNLVFVDEFLDIIQSKLNNLLCLYCEKLFKDRWTLKEHMRKKHHRRINPENKTYDKFYVINYLELGKNWEKIKLEEEDSCESETDDDESETSEWTEDPSSQAVCLFCTFSSSSSEKINKHLHELHDFDLEGIKRERGLNFYQQVKLVNFIRRQIHQCLCYGCSSKFQSKQDLLDHMHSESHIRQLPKEPLWDQPEYFFPTYENDNLLCQLEDWEASGDEVVEISVT